A genomic window from Streptococcus sanguinis includes:
- a CDS encoding alpha-ketoacid dehydrogenase subunit beta — protein METKTMSFRDTIILAMSEEMRRDENVLLMGEDVGVFGGDFGTSVGMLEEFGPGRVRDCPISEAAISGAAAGAAMTGLRPIVDMTFMDFSVIAMDAIVNQAAKTRYMFGGKGQVPMTVRCAAGNGVGSAAQHSQSLESWFTHIPGLKVVAPGTPADMKGLLKASIRDNNPVIILEYKSEFNQKGEVPLDPEYVIPLGVGEIKKEGTDVTVVTYGKMLRRVMQAAEELAEEGISVEVVDPRTLVPLDKDIIINSVKKTGKVVLVNDAHKTSGFIGEISAIISESEAFDYLDAPIRRCAGEDVPMPYAQNLENAMIPTVESIKDAIRKTYHKE, from the coding sequence ATGGAAACTAAAACTATGTCTTTTCGTGACACCATTATCCTCGCTATGTCTGAGGAAATGCGTCGCGATGAAAATGTACTCTTGATGGGAGAAGATGTCGGAGTCTTTGGTGGAGATTTCGGAACATCTGTTGGTATGCTGGAAGAGTTCGGGCCAGGGCGTGTACGTGACTGTCCGATTTCGGAAGCAGCGATTTCTGGAGCAGCAGCTGGAGCAGCTATGACAGGGCTTCGTCCAATCGTAGACATGACCTTTATGGACTTCTCTGTAATCGCCATGGATGCTATTGTTAACCAAGCCGCTAAAACGCGCTATATGTTTGGCGGAAAAGGCCAAGTACCAATGACTGTCCGCTGTGCAGCAGGTAATGGAGTTGGTTCTGCCGCTCAGCACTCGCAGTCTTTGGAATCTTGGTTTACCCACATCCCAGGTCTTAAGGTAGTCGCTCCAGGAACTCCGGCTGATATGAAGGGGCTTCTCAAGGCTTCTATCCGAGACAACAACCCAGTCATTATCCTGGAATACAAGTCTGAATTTAACCAAAAAGGCGAAGTGCCACTGGATCCTGAGTATGTCATTCCTCTTGGAGTGGGTGAAATCAAAAAAGAAGGTACCGATGTAACAGTTGTTACCTACGGAAAAATGCTTCGCCGTGTCATGCAGGCGGCTGAAGAATTAGCAGAAGAAGGCATCTCTGTAGAAGTGGTTGACCCACGTACATTGGTGCCGCTTGATAAGGATATTATCATCAATTCTGTTAAGAAGACTGGAAAGGTCGTTTTGGTTAATGATGCCCACAAAACTAGCGGTTTCATTGGTGAAATTTCAGCGATTATTTCTGAGTCTGAAGCATTTGATTATTTAGATGCGCCAATCCGTCGTTGTGCAGGTGAAGATGTGCCAATGCCTTATGCACAAAACTTGGAAAACGCGATGATTCCGACCGTTGAAAGCATCAAAGACGCTATTCGGAAGACATATCATAAAGAATAA
- a CDS encoding dihydrolipoamide acetyltransferase: MADDKLRATPAARKLADDLGINLYDVSGSGANGRVHKEDVETYKDTNVVRISPLAKRIAQEHNIAWQEIQGTGHRGKIMKKDVLAFLPENVESDTIKSPAQIEKVEEVPDNVTPYGEIERIPMTPMRKVIAQRMVESYLTAPTFTLNYDVDMTEMLALRKKVLDPIMEATGKKVTVTDLLSLAVVKTLMKHPYLNSTLTEDGKTIITHNYVNLSMAVGMDNGLMTPVVYNAEKMSLSELVVAFKDVIGRTLEGKLAPSELQNSTFTISNLGMFGVQSFGPIINQPNSAILGVSSTIEKPVVVNGEIVIRPIMSLGLTIDHRVVDGMAGAKFMKDLKALIEDPISMLV; the protein is encoded by the coding sequence ATGGCTGATGATAAGCTAAGAGCGACTCCTGCAGCTAGAAAGTTAGCGGATGATTTGGGAATCAACCTCTATGATGTTTCTGGCTCAGGCGCAAACGGTCGTGTCCACAAAGAAGATGTGGAAACTTATAAAGATACAAATGTAGTGCGCATTTCACCACTGGCAAAACGAATTGCCCAAGAACACAATATTGCTTGGCAAGAGATTCAAGGAACTGGCCATCGTGGTAAGATTATGAAGAAGGATGTTCTTGCCTTCTTGCCTGAGAATGTTGAGAGCGATACAATCAAATCTCCTGCTCAAATTGAAAAAGTGGAAGAAGTACCTGATAATGTCACTCCTTACGGTGAAATTGAGCGTATTCCAATGACACCGATGCGGAAGGTTATTGCTCAGCGGATGGTGGAATCTTACCTGACGGCGCCGACATTCACCCTTAACTATGATGTTGATATGACAGAAATGCTGGCCTTGCGTAAAAAAGTGCTAGATCCAATCATGGAAGCAACTGGCAAAAAAGTAACTGTCACAGACCTGCTTTCGCTGGCTGTTGTGAAGACACTGATGAAGCATCCTTACTTAAACTCAACTTTGACAGAGGATGGTAAGACCATTATCACACACAACTATGTCAACCTTTCAATGGCAGTCGGTATGGATAATGGCCTGATGACACCAGTTGTCTACAATGCAGAAAAAATGAGCCTATCAGAGCTTGTAGTAGCCTTTAAAGATGTAATCGGACGTACCTTGGAAGGCAAGTTGGCTCCAAGCGAGCTGCAAAATTCAACATTCACAATCAGTAACTTAGGTATGTTTGGCGTTCAATCCTTTGGGCCAATCATCAACCAGCCTAACTCTGCTATCCTAGGTGTGAGCTCAACAATAGAAAAACCTGTCGTTGTTAATGGCGAAATTGTTATCCGTCCAATTATGAGTCTGGGCTTGACCATTGACCACCGTGTAGTTGATGGAATGGCTGGAGCTAAGTTTATGAAGGACTTGAAGGCTTTGATTGAAGACCCAATTTCAATGTTGGTATAA